Below is a genomic region from Candidatus Campbellbacteria bacterium.
TCTCCCTCCTCGCAGGTCCTCCCATCGTTTTATGTATGTTTGGGTTGTTGCTTCTTAGGAATTCTGCACCCATCTTGTTTTCTTTCATATATCTTTATTATATCTCATATAAAAGTGCTATAATAAAATTTAATGAATATAACACACCACGAAAATTCTTGTTTCTGTCTTTCAAGTAAAGATGTCTCTGTCGTATGCAACCCCTCTGACTCAAAAGGGAAGTCATTGAAGGGTGATATCGCGCTGGTTTCTCTTAACGACTCCGATTTTAACGGAGTGGCAAAAATAAAAAATGAAAAAGATGTGTTCGTCATAGATCACGCAGGTGAATATGAAGTCAAGGGTGTCAGTGTTCTTGGTATCTCAGTAAAAACTAATTACAAAGGTAAAGAAAAAATAAACACAATATATTCATTTGAAATTGAATCCATAAGATGTTGTGTTTTGGGTGCCGTGTCAGAAAAAACAATAACAGACAAAACACGAGAAGCGATAGGGCAGGTTGATATCGTCTTTGTGCCTATAGGTGGGGGACATCTGCTCTCTGCTTCTGAAGGTTATAGACTTGCGATATCTCTGCAACCTTCGTTAATCATACCAACCTCATACAAAGGCAACGAAGCAGAGGTAAAAAAATTCATAAAAGCCCACGGCGATGACAAAAAAGATTCAGTGAGCAAACTCTCAATAAAAAAGAACAACCTTATGTCTGAGTCGACAGATGTCGCGATAATTGATTATTCCTAAATTTTCAGATGAAAGACTTTATAAGAAAATTGCAGAAAAAAGATATAAAGACAAGAAAAAGGGCGGCAAAGCGCATAACATTTATAATAGTAGGCATCATCGTGGTGGTCTGGCTGGCTTATTTAATATTTTTTGGTATATAAAAATAATTATTTAACATAATCATCTAAAAATCATATAAAAAAATAATATTTGTGGTAAAATATATATAATATGCCCAAAGACAAAAAAAACACAGAAGAGCCAGAGGACAAGAATGTCCATGTCAACATACAGCCTGCTGAAATAACAGAGCAGATGCGCTCTGCATATTTGGACTATGCAATGTCAACTATCACATCTCGCGCCCTTCCAGATGTTCGTGATGGTTTGAAACCAGTCCAAAGAAGAATAATGTATGCGATGCACGGGATAGGATTGAACCACACTGCAAAAACAAGAAAGTCAGCAAGGATAACCGGTGAGGTAGTGAGCAAATACCACCCACACGGAACGGTCTCTGTTTATGACACAATGGTTAAGCTCGCGCAGGAGTTCAACACAAGATATCCGCTTGTTATAGGACAGGGTAACTACGGCTCCATAGACGGAGATCCACCTGCCGCTGAAAGATACACAGAAGCAAAACTTTCTAAAATAGCTGAGGAATTGTTAAAGGATGTAAATAAAGAAACAGTTTCTTGGATTCCTAATTATGAAAACACCACAAAAGAACCAACAGTTCTTCCTGCGCGTATCCCTAATTTAATTTTGAACGGAACACTCGGAATAGCGGTTGGAATGGCAACTGATGTCCCACCGCACAATATAGTTGAAGTTGTCTCTGCATTAAAACACCTCATAGACGACCCCGAAGCAACAAATGAAGATTTACTTGAACACATAAAAGGACCTGATTTTCCAACAGGTGGGATTGTTTATAACAGAAAAGACATACACCACGCTTATGCAACAGGCAGAGGAGGGGTTGTCGTTCGCGGCGAAGCAGAAATAGTAGACGGAAAAAGGGGTTCATCAATAATCATTAAATCAATACCATACAAAGTAAACAAATCAAGGTTGGTAATGAAAATAGCACAACTTGCGCGTGAGAAAAAAATAGAAGGAATTAAAGACCTAAGAGATGAATCAACCTCAGATATAAATGTAGTCATAGATCTCAAGCCATCAGCACAACCGCAAAAAATACTCAACTATTTATACAAACACACACAGCTTGAAGACACATTTCACTACAACATAACAGTCCTTGTCGGTGGCGTCCCAAAAACTCTTTCTCTGAAAGCGCTTCTTGAGGAGTTTATAAAACACAGAGAAACCATCATAACCCGCAGAACCAAATTTGATTTGAACAAAGCAAAGGAAAGAGAGCACATAGTCGCCGGACTTAAAAAAGCACTTGATCACATTGATGAGATAATCAAGTTGGTAAAAAAGGCGAAAGATGTGAAAGAAGCGCGGGCATCCCTTATAAAAAAGTTCAAATTCTCGGACAGACAGGCAGAGGCAATTTTGGAAATGAAAATCCAGAAATTAACCGGACTTGAAAGAAAAGAACTTGAAGATGAACTTAAAAAATTGAGGGCTTTAATAAAGGAATTGGAGGCACTTTTGAAAAGCAAGAAGAAAATATATGATGAAATTAAGAAAGATCTCAAAGAAGTAGAGGAGAATTATGGCGACAAAAGAAGGACAAAAATCATGTCTTCTGCGCTCAAGACATTTTCAGATGAAGACCTTATCCCAGATGAACTTAGCGTCCTTGTTCTCACAGAAGGCGGTTATGTAAAAAGGACAAACCCAACAACATACAAAAGACAAAAAAGAGGCGGAGTTGGTGTCGTTGACCTAAACACGAAAGAAGAAGACGCGATAAAACTATTGCTCACAACAAGTAGCCATAGCAATATGTTGTTTTTCTCTGATTATGGAAAAGTATATTCAATAAAAATGTATGAAATACCAGAAGGCAAAAAGGCAACCAGAGGAAAATCGCTTGCAAACTTTATTTCTTTATCAGCAGGTGAAAAAGTCACCTCCGTCTTGGATGTCCCATCAGACTTCAAAGAAAAAAAGGGTTCGTTGTTTATCGTAACAAAGCACGGCGTGGTGAAAAAAATGAAAGTAAAACATTTTGAATCTGTAAGACAGAACGGACTGATAGCACTTACTCTCAAAAAAGATGACAAACTGATAGACGCGCTCTTTTTGGCTGAAAAAGATGAGATAATGTTGTTCTCAAAAAAAGGCAAGGCAATAAGATTTGCAGAAAGTGATATTCGCGAGATGGGAAGAACCGCCTCCGGTGTTAAAGGAGTGGGACTTGATAAAGATGATGAAGTTGTATCTGTAGGCAAAATATCAAGTGACGCTAAAAATGTAAATGTCTTAACAATTTCTAAAAAAGGTTATGGAAAACTAACCCCAGTTAAAGAATACAGAATACAAAAAAGAGGTGGCAGGGGTATTTCCTCAATGAAAGTCGGTGAAAAAACAGGTCCCGTTGTAACCGGCATCATCGTGGACGAAAATGTATCAGAACTCGCGACCATGTCTGCAAAAGGTCAGGTGATAAGAACAGAAATAAAACAAATGAAAAAACTTGGTCGCCAAACACAAGGCGTGAAAATTATGAGATTAAGAACAGGTGACAGTGTCGCCTCCGCCACAACATATTCATATGAATAACCATCCATTAGAGAATATAAAACAAGCAGGAATAAAAAGCGGAAGCATAGTTATTGATTTTGGTGCAGGACTTGGCGAGTACACAAATGAAGTAAGCAAAGTAATAGGTGAAAACGGCAAAGTGTATGCACTTGATATACAAAAAGATTTAGTTCAATCACTAAAAGAAAGAATGCGAGAAAAGGGAAGAGAAAACGCTGTATTTATCTGGGGCAACCTTGAGAAAGAGAGAAGCACAGGGATGGAGGCGAATTGTGCTGATTTTGTCATAATGGCAAATGTCTTGTTCCAGATAAACAATAAAGATATCGCTATAAAAGAAGCAAAAAGAGTGCTCAAACAGGGCGGCATCCTTCTTTTCATAGACTGGCTAGACTCTTTTGATGGTCTTGGACCAAGCCCTGATATGATTATAAAAGAGGAGGATGTGCGTGACTGGGTCAGCAATGCGGATTTCATAATAGTCCGTCCAATAAAGACAGGAGAGCATCACTTCGGTTTTATAGCAGAAAAAAAATGAAAACAAATTTTTCACAAGGATTAATAGTTCAATATGTTTTGTTAGGAATATTTGCAGCAGTCGCTGTTGGTTTTGTCGCATTCATTTCTCTTTACAGAGGAAGCAGCGACTCAGCAAGCGGACTTGATCTTACAGGTTTTACTATATGGGGAACACTCCCACAGGAACATGTTTTACCAGTACTGAACAAACTTATTGAACAAGACACATCTTATGAAAACATAGCATACTTTGAAAGAGACCCAATAACTTTTATTGATGAATTTGTAAACGCAGTCGCAAGTGGAAGAGGACCCGACTTAGTGCTACTCTCTCACGAATCAATAATAAGAGAGTATGACAAGTTGATAAGCATACCTTACTCTTATTTCCCACAATCAGAATATAGAAACTCTTACTTTGAAGTCGCTGATGTTTTGATCGCACCAGAAGGCATTTTGGCAATTCCTTTTGCTACTGACCCAATAATACTTTTCTACAACAAAGAAACACAGAAAAGTATATTTCGCGCAGACATACCAAATTCTTGGGAAGACATAGCAATTAAAATAACCCCCGCAGCAACCATAAAAAACGGTTCCGTAATCACCGCAAGTGGCATTGCGCTTGGCTCTTTTAACAACATATCCTATGCAAAAGACATAATATCAACACTCCTTCTACAAGCCGGCATCCCAATCGTTTACAGAACAGAAAACGGCTCCTTTGTTTCCTCATTACAACCATTCGGCAGTCAAGAAAGCGTTTTATCTCCAGCAAATGTAGTCTTCCGTTTTTATACCGAATTCTCAAATCCAAACAAAAGCGTGTACTCTTGGAACAACTCACTCCGCGATGACAGAGAACTCTTCTTATCAGGAAAATTATTTTTATATCTTGCACCTGCGAGTGAGTATGAAATTCTTACAAGAGCAAACCCAAATCTCAATTTTGGAACATCCATAATCCCACAACCAAAAGGAGCACCCTCACCAAAAACTTTTGCCCGACTATACGCATTTGCTATTCCAAGATCCGCAAGAGACTCCGCACTCTCAATCTCAGTAGCAAACATACTTTCAGATGTTAATGTGATAGCACAGACAAACCCCATCCTACCTCCCCCTCACAGAGCACTATTCTCATCTTACCCAGACAGCGAGTTTGGAAACACCGTCTATAGATCCGTGCTCATATCAGACACATGGCACGACCCCTCCTTCAGAGAAACAGAAATAATATTTAGAAACGCCATTTTATCCATTATTTCTGGTCGAGAATCAACAAGAAACGCCATAGAAGGAATACAACAAAATATTGAAGCAATTATTTTAAGAAGAGAAGAAGCATCCCAGCAATAGTAGGTTATACTATACTCATATGGTATTAACACGCTTTTTCATCATCTCATCCATATTTTTTATACCCGCTTTTAGTGTCTACGCACAGATAGACAATCCCCTCAAGGCGCAGTCATTAACCGATTTGATATCAAACATAATAGACGCTCTACTACTGATAGTGATTCCGTTGATAGTTGTCGCCATCGTTTTTATAGGTTTTTCTATGGTTTATAATGCCGCAATAGGCAACAGTGAAAAACTTAAAGAAAACAAAATTTGGCTTCTTTATGCACTGTTAGGTTCAGCTTTAATATTAAGTGTCTACGGCATCAAAGCAGTCATAGAACAAACCGCAGATGAAATACTGGTACAGAACACAGAAATTTATGAAAAAGATATCGCGCATAATATAAAAGATTTATGATTACTCTTCTCGCATTGTTTTTAATATTTTTTTCCACCCCAGAAGCCGTGTCTGCCGCAAGTTTCAGAGAACTCGTGGAAGGAACCCTACTTGACTTTTTATCAAGCCTTCTCCAAATCGCCTTTTCATTAATGATATTATTTTTTATTTGGAACGCAGCACTGATGGTTATAATGAATCCAGATGACATACAAAAAAGAGGAGCGCTAAAATATCGCATAGTGTGGAGCCTAATTATAATCGCCTTCACATTCTCCATATACACAGCGATAAGAATTTTGCAATCCTCATTTGGTCTTGGTGTATGAAAAACATTTTTAATAATAAAAATAAAATATTTTTGGCAACATATACAACCCTTCTTTTTCCAGTTTTTGCTTTCGCACAAGAAGGAGGAGAAACCACTGGCATAGGCGCAGTTATTGAAGGAGTAGAAAATATAATCGCTTCAACATTCAATATACTTTTTGCACTCGCATTTCTTTTCTTTATTTATCGTCTTACATTATTCCTTCTTTCAAGCGAAGACACCGACAGAAAAGAAAAAATGAGATACATAATGATCTCTCTTGTCATTCTCGCAGTGATGTTTAGTTTTTATGGAATAGTCCGCATCATCCAAAGCACCATTTGTATTAGAGGTGAGACAATCAGCAGACCAGTGGGTTCCGATGCTCCAGAAGGTTCAGGACCATCTTCAGGGCAGATAGAATCACCAATTTTTCGCACCGAACCAGTGATAATAGAAAGAAACGGTGAAAGAGTGGGTGCCAGTCGCCAAACTCCAAGACAGTTTCCAAGGGGAACACAATTCCAGCAAACAAGATGTGGGGATGTGGGAGAGGTAAAAACCCCCTCAATCACCCAAGAAATAATCAACAAATTAGTTCCCAAGAAGAGATAGGGCAGTAAAGCAAATACCTACCAACCCCAACTTTTCCACCTTATTATTGCCATTTCTTATATTATTAGTCGCATTTTGAGTATAATTAAAGATATATAAATTATTAAAATATTTTGATTATGAAAAGCATAGAATTAAACAAAGCATCTTATTTGCTACCAGTTCTTTTATCTCTTATCTTACCAGCAATTTCGTTTGCCCAAACCGGTACTGTGAGAACTGTAGAAGGTAATATTTTGGGAATAATACAGGCAGGTGTTAATATATTGTTTGCACTTGCATTTTTGTTCTTTCTTTGGCAGTTAGTGAGATACTTAATGGGGGCAGAAGAAGAAAAATCAGAAAGAGTAAAAAAGATAGTCACAGCTTTGGTTATCTTGGTTATAATGTTCTCTGTCTGGGGTATCCTTCGTTTCATTCAAGGATCAATAGGAAGTGATAGAACCCAAAGCCCCATCCAACAGCCAAACCTACCCACAAGACGATAGTAAAAGAAAAATTATATCTTCTTTAACAAACTCTCTTAATAGGGTGGGGTCCAAATATGCCTGTTCAAAATTTTGTCAACTCTCTCAGTGAGGCACTTCTTAATCCTCTCATAATACTCCTCTCAAGTTTGGCGGTAATAATTTTTGTCTTTGGTATGGCAAGGTTTGTCCTTCAAGCAGAAGATGAAGAAGGAAGAAAAAAAGGCAAAGAACTTATGATATGGGGAACCACAGGACTCTTTATTATATTCACCGTCTTTGGTATTCTTGAATTACTTAAAGATATTGTGCCACAATAATAAAGTGCACCGCCCATAGCTCAATTTGGCAGAGCAGCTCCCTCTTAAGGAGACGGTTCTAGGTTCAAGTCCTAGTGGGCGGACTTGAATGATTTTATAAGCAAATCAACAAACAAAATAAATTTATTATATAATAAACATAATGAGATCTATTGAAATAAGAAGAGCATCCGAAAAGGAAGAGTTTAACCCCGAAGCAGCCCTTAACAAAGAAAGGAGTTTTTTGAGGAGGATG
It encodes:
- a CDS encoding methyltransferase domain-containing protein, which produces MNNHPLENIKQAGIKSGSIVIDFGAGLGEYTNEVSKVIGENGKVYALDIQKDLVQSLKERMREKGRENAVFIWGNLEKERSTGMEANCADFVIMANVLFQINNKDIAIKEAKRVLKQGGILLFIDWLDSFDGLGPSPDMIIKEEDVRDWVSNADFIIVRPIKTGEHHFGFIAEKK
- a CDS encoding extracellular solute-binding protein, with translation MKTNFSQGLIVQYVLLGIFAAVAVGFVAFISLYRGSSDSASGLDLTGFTIWGTLPQEHVLPVLNKLIEQDTSYENIAYFERDPITFIDEFVNAVASGRGPDLVLLSHESIIREYDKLISIPYSYFPQSEYRNSYFEVADVLIAPEGILAIPFATDPIILFYNKETQKSIFRADIPNSWEDIAIKITPAATIKNGSVITASGIALGSFNNISYAKDIISTLLLQAGIPIVYRTENGSFVSSLQPFGSQESVLSPANVVFRFYTEFSNPNKSVYSWNNSLRDDRELFLSGKLFLYLAPASEYEILTRANPNLNFGTSIIPQPKGAPSPKTFARLYAFAIPRSARDSALSISVANILSDVNVIAQTNPILPPPHRALFSSYPDSEFGNTVYRSVLISDTWHDPSFRETEIIFRNAILSIISGRESTRNAIEGIQQNIEAIILRREEASQQ
- a CDS encoding MBL fold metallo-hydrolase — encoded protein: MNITHHENSCFCLSSKDVSVVCNPSDSKGKSLKGDIALVSLNDSDFNGVAKIKNEKDVFVIDHAGEYEVKGVSVLGISVKTNYKGKEKINTIYSFEIESIRCCVLGAVSEKTITDKTREAIGQVDIVFVPIGGGHLLSASEGYRLAISLQPSLIIPTSYKGNEAEVKKFIKAHGDDKKDSVSKLSIKKNNLMSESTDVAIIDYS
- the gyrA gene encoding DNA gyrase subunit A, with the protein product MPKDKKNTEEPEDKNVHVNIQPAEITEQMRSAYLDYAMSTITSRALPDVRDGLKPVQRRIMYAMHGIGLNHTAKTRKSARITGEVVSKYHPHGTVSVYDTMVKLAQEFNTRYPLVIGQGNYGSIDGDPPAAERYTEAKLSKIAEELLKDVNKETVSWIPNYENTTKEPTVLPARIPNLILNGTLGIAVGMATDVPPHNIVEVVSALKHLIDDPEATNEDLLEHIKGPDFPTGGIVYNRKDIHHAYATGRGGVVVRGEAEIVDGKRGSSIIIKSIPYKVNKSRLVMKIAQLAREKKIEGIKDLRDESTSDINVVIDLKPSAQPQKILNYLYKHTQLEDTFHYNITVLVGGVPKTLSLKALLEEFIKHRETIITRRTKFDLNKAKEREHIVAGLKKALDHIDEIIKLVKKAKDVKEARASLIKKFKFSDRQAEAILEMKIQKLTGLERKELEDELKKLRALIKELEALLKSKKKIYDEIKKDLKEVEENYGDKRRTKIMSSALKTFSDEDLIPDELSVLVLTEGGYVKRTNPTTYKRQKRGGVGVVDLNTKEEDAIKLLLTTSSHSNMLFFSDYGKVYSIKMYEIPEGKKATRGKSLANFISLSAGEKVTSVLDVPSDFKEKKGSLFIVTKHGVVKKMKVKHFESVRQNGLIALTLKKDDKLIDALFLAEKDEIMLFSKKGKAIRFAESDIREMGRTASGVKGVGLDKDDEVVSVGKISSDAKNVNVLTISKKGYGKLTPVKEYRIQKRGGRGISSMKVGEKTGPVVTGIIVDENVSELATMSAKGQVIRTEIKQMKKLGRQTQGVKIMRLRTGDSVASATTYSYE